A single Blastocatellia bacterium DNA region contains:
- a CDS encoding MmcQ/YjbR family DNA-binding protein has translation MDVESIRHFCLSLPHATEDIQWGDDLLFRVGGKIFAIIDLNPQTPTRLSFKCTPEQYAELIEHEGIIPAPYLARYHWVALEHLDILSSSELKRFIENSYRLVFDRLPRKVKAQLQPMQPVMDVDEPERRGPAR, from the coding sequence ATGGACGTCGAATCAATCCGCCATTTTTGCCTCTCGTTGCCCCATGCGACAGAAGACATTCAATGGGGAGATGATCTGTTGTTTCGTGTGGGCGGCAAGATATTCGCCATCATTGATCTGAATCCACAGACACCCACGCGGCTCTCGTTCAAGTGTACACCTGAGCAATATGCCGAGTTGATCGAACACGAAGGCATTATCCCGGCGCCCTATCTGGCTCGCTATCACTGGGTCGCGCTTGAGCACCTTGATATTTTGTCCTCGTCGGAACTCAAGCGATTCATTGAAAATTCCTATCGTTTGGTCTTTGATCGGCTTCCCCGCAAAGTCAAAGCACAACTTCAACCGATGCAGCCCGTGATGGATGTTGATGAGCCGGAGCGTCGCGGGCCGGCCCGCTGA
- a CDS encoding 5'-nucleotidase C-terminal domain-containing protein codes for MKMRRRSVWMLILMMALGGLGATAWSLAARVTITILSTTDLHGNIYPTDYYTDRPAHRGLAKVYTIVKQVRRQQPNTLLVDSGDTIQGTPLIYYHHVHNPTPPNPMMLVMSYMGYDAMAVGNHEFNFGLAVIDKARREANFPWLSANTYRTSDQSNPFTPYTIREVGGVRVGILGLTTPSIPTWENPENYAGMEFRSPVQDAGKWVSLLRRQERCDVVVVLVHMGLDRDLVTGQVFPQDAAGDNQVYQMVQATPDIDVVFMGHTHRKLPEAVINNTLLTNAGQWGENVARADLQLERDAHGRWKILSKRSHLIPIDERVAADPEILALAKPYHDETQAWLNTPIGETRVNLDGREARFKDTALMDLIHRVQMDVGKADISMAAMFNPAIQFAAGPVTVRQIAGLYIYENTLVVLRITGRQLKEALEHSARYFLPYRDGAQPWELVDRQIPGFNFDMAEGVQYQIDLRRPVGDRIVNLTYQGKPVEPEQTFRLATNNYRVNGGGGFWMYKDAPVLYKSSQEIRHLIIEWVKHHRIIPAEPNHNWRLLPFDATPGK; via the coding sequence ATGAAGATGCGGCGACGTTCTGTGTGGATGTTGATTTTGATGATGGCGCTCGGCGGCCTCGGCGCGACGGCGTGGTCATTGGCTGCTCGCGTTACCATTACGATCCTCAGCACCACCGATCTGCACGGTAACATTTACCCGACTGATTACTACACCGACAGGCCGGCCCATCGCGGGTTGGCCAAGGTCTACACGATCGTCAAGCAAGTCCGCCGTCAGCAGCCCAATACGTTACTGGTTGACAGTGGCGATACGATTCAAGGCACGCCGTTGATTTACTACCACCATGTTCACAATCCGACGCCGCCCAACCCGATGATGTTGGTGATGAGTTACATGGGATACGATGCCATGGCCGTTGGCAATCATGAGTTCAATTTCGGTCTCGCTGTCATTGACAAAGCGCGACGAGAAGCCAACTTTCCCTGGCTCTCAGCCAATACCTATCGGACATCGGACCAGAGCAATCCGTTCACGCCTTACACGATCCGCGAAGTTGGCGGCGTGCGCGTCGGCATCCTGGGCCTGACGACGCCCTCCATTCCGACGTGGGAAAATCCAGAGAACTACGCTGGCATGGAATTTCGCAGCCCCGTTCAAGATGCCGGCAAATGGGTCTCGCTGTTGCGTCGGCAGGAGCGGTGTGACGTGGTGGTCGTCCTCGTCCACATGGGACTTGATCGTGACCTGGTCACCGGACAGGTATTCCCGCAGGACGCAGCAGGCGACAATCAGGTCTACCAGATGGTGCAAGCAACGCCCGACATTGATGTCGTCTTCATGGGGCACACGCATCGGAAATTGCCCGAAGCGGTGATTAACAACACACTGCTGACGAACGCTGGTCAGTGGGGAGAAAACGTGGCGCGCGCCGACCTGCAATTGGAACGCGATGCGCACGGACGATGGAAGATTCTGTCAAAGCGTAGTCACTTGATTCCGATTGATGAACGAGTCGCCGCCGATCCTGAAATTCTTGCCCTGGCAAAACCCTATCACGACGAGACGCAAGCCTGGTTGAACACACCCATCGGCGAAACGCGGGTGAACCTGGACGGACGCGAGGCACGATTCAAAGATACGGCGCTGATGGATTTAATTCATCGCGTGCAGATGGACGTCGGCAAGGCCGATATTTCGATGGCGGCGATGTTTAATCCTGCAATCCAGTTTGCAGCCGGGCCGGTCACGGTTCGGCAGATCGCAGGCCTCTACATCTACGAAAACACGCTGGTCGTTCTGCGCATCACGGGTCGTCAGTTAAAAGAGGCGCTGGAACATTCAGCCCGGTATTTCCTTCCCTACCGCGATGGCGCTCAGCCATGGGAGCTTGTTGATCGGCAGATTCCCGGCTTCAATTTTGACATGGCTGAAGGCGTTCAGTATCAGATTGACTTGCGGCGTCCTGTAGGCGACCGCATTGTCAACTTAACCTATCAGGGCAAACCTGTTGAGCCGGAGCAGACGTTTCGCCTGGCAACCAACAACTATCGCGTCAATGGCGGCGGCGGCTTCTGGATGTACAAGGACGCGCCTGTGCTCTACAAATCGAGTCAGGAGATTCGCCATCTCATCATTGAATGGGTCAAGCATCATCGTATTATTCCTGCCGAGCCAAACCATAATTGGCGATTGTTGCCGTTCGACGCCACGCCAGGAAAGTAA
- the polA gene encoding DNA polymerase I: MSRRKLLLIDGMSNVFRAFYAIRRLSRQGLPTNAVFGFTTMLRKVLNEEQPDYVAVVFDSAEPTFRHQLYADYKANRAAMPDELAVQMPYIFRVCEALRIPIIRQPGYEADDLIGTMARQAVEQGLDVVIVSNDKDLCQLVNDHVIVIKADQQTKTVLDARGVEERLGVPPSQVVDVLALWGDSSDNVPGAPGIGEKGSVQIIKQFGSLEKALAGWEQVERKSYRESLRDHRDLILTSRELVRIKTDVPLEIDWAALERRPPDQAKAYALFTELDFTSLLKDLTDERVVSAAAPAKAEAGGAPEPPLRYHTVTAQPEVQQAFESLWSHDRFAFVVDVTDEKLRGIALSSQPYAADYIDLRAGQYALDGLRAVMENGLLAKTTYDLKSAIKLLRSHGITIEGACDDVMIAAWLLEPNRGKYELAALVHDYLHLDVSSDAGFDACRQADTILRLTTELRARLQQQQLESVYHEIELPLIAILAEMELAGVRIDLDLLREVSVELESKLARLSEKIYEQAGRTFNINSPQQLGEVLEALNIQIKRKTKKTGRISTSADVLAEVAAEHPIVQLILDYRELAKLKGTYVDALPKLIDPRTGRVHTTFDQTGTSTGRLSSRNPNLQNIPVRSAMGREIRKAFVAAPGHELVVADYSQIDLRVLAHMSGDEAMTQAFRQGRDIHAEVARTVFGATTEAQEKELRRMAKIVNFAIAYGIGAFGLAQRVGLSRTQARQVIENYYRMYPGVRRYMDETTELARRQGFVRSLCGRIRQIPQISDRNANVRQRAEREAINAPIQGGSADIFKLGMIRVHRALQREKFKARMVLQVHDELLLEVPEPEVTPVLELVKQEMERAYPLSVPLVVDVAHGRNWLEVK; this comes from the coding sequence ATGTCACGGCGAAAGCTCCTGCTCATTGATGGCATGTCGAATGTCTTTCGCGCCTTTTATGCTATCCGCCGGTTGTCTCGTCAGGGGTTGCCGACGAATGCTGTCTTTGGCTTCACCACGATGCTGCGCAAGGTGCTCAATGAGGAGCAGCCAGATTATGTTGCTGTTGTCTTCGATTCGGCTGAGCCGACATTCCGCCATCAACTCTATGCCGATTATAAGGCCAATCGCGCTGCTATGCCCGATGAGCTGGCTGTGCAGATGCCCTATATCTTTCGCGTCTGTGAGGCGCTGCGTATTCCGATCATACGACAGCCTGGCTATGAAGCTGACGATCTGATCGGCACTATGGCGCGTCAGGCTGTCGAGCAGGGGTTAGATGTTGTCATTGTGTCCAACGACAAAGACCTGTGCCAGCTCGTCAATGATCATGTCATCGTCATCAAAGCCGATCAGCAGACGAAGACGGTGCTGGATGCTCGCGGCGTCGAAGAGCGGCTAGGCGTGCCGCCCTCTCAAGTGGTTGATGTGTTGGCCCTGTGGGGCGACTCCTCGGATAATGTCCCTGGCGCGCCGGGCATCGGCGAGAAAGGCAGCGTGCAGATCATCAAGCAATTCGGTTCGCTGGAGAAGGCATTGGCTGGATGGGAGCAGGTTGAGCGAAAATCCTATCGCGAATCGCTACGCGATCATCGAGACCTGATCCTTACGTCACGCGAGCTGGTCAGGATCAAGACGGATGTGCCCCTGGAGATAGACTGGGCGGCGCTCGAACGCCGTCCACCCGATCAAGCAAAAGCCTATGCATTATTCACCGAGCTGGATTTCACCTCGTTGCTCAAGGACCTGACCGACGAGCGCGTCGTGTCTGCTGCCGCGCCCGCGAAGGCCGAGGCGGGCGGCGCACCTGAACCGCCACTCCGCTACCATACAGTGACCGCACAGCCCGAAGTGCAACAGGCCTTTGAATCGCTCTGGTCGCATGATCGGTTCGCCTTCGTGGTGGATGTGACAGACGAAAAGTTACGCGGCATTGCTCTCTCATCACAGCCCTATGCAGCCGATTATATTGATCTGCGAGCTGGCCAGTACGCGCTCGACGGATTGCGCGCCGTCATGGAGAACGGATTATTGGCCAAAACTACATACGATTTGAAATCAGCGATCAAGTTGCTTCGCTCACATGGTATCACTATCGAGGGCGCCTGTGATGACGTGATGATCGCTGCCTGGCTTCTTGAGCCGAATCGGGGCAAGTATGAGCTGGCCGCGTTGGTTCACGATTATTTGCATCTGGATGTCTCAAGCGACGCTGGCTTCGACGCCTGTCGTCAAGCTGATACGATTTTGCGTTTGACGACTGAGCTGCGCGCTCGCTTGCAACAGCAACAACTGGAGTCAGTCTATCACGAGATTGAATTGCCGCTGATTGCGATCCTGGCTGAGATGGAGCTGGCCGGCGTCCGCATTGACTTGGATTTGCTGCGTGAGGTCTCAGTCGAGCTAGAGTCGAAACTGGCTCGTTTGTCAGAGAAAATCTACGAACAAGCTGGTCGCACCTTCAACATCAATTCACCGCAGCAACTGGGCGAGGTGTTGGAAGCGTTGAATATCCAGATCAAACGGAAAACGAAAAAGACCGGTCGTATTTCGACCAGCGCCGACGTATTGGCCGAAGTGGCGGCTGAGCATCCGATCGTGCAGTTGATACTGGACTATCGCGAGCTGGCCAAGCTCAAAGGGACTTACGTGGATGCCCTGCCCAAGTTGATTGATCCACGCACCGGTCGCGTTCATACGACATTTGATCAAACCGGCACATCAACGGGACGACTTTCATCTCGCAATCCAAATCTGCAAAACATCCCCGTGCGTTCCGCAATGGGCCGAGAAATTCGCAAGGCCTTTGTCGCCGCGCCGGGGCACGAACTTGTCGTGGCCGATTACTCACAGATTGATTTGCGCGTGCTGGCGCACATGAGCGGTGATGAGGCCATGACGCAGGCGTTTCGCCAGGGACGCGACATTCATGCGGAAGTCGCCCGCACCGTGTTTGGCGCCACGACCGAAGCCCAGGAGAAAGAACTGCGGCGCATGGCCAAGATCGTCAACTTCGCCATCGCGTATGGCATCGGCGCATTCGGGTTAGCGCAGCGGGTTGGCCTATCGCGGACGCAAGCCAGGCAGGTCATCGAAAATTACTACCGGATGTATCCGGGCGTGCGCCGCTATATGGATGAGACCACCGAGTTGGCCCGTCGGCAAGGCTTTGTCCGCAGCCTGTGTGGGCGCATTCGCCAGATTCCTCAGATCAGCGACCGAAATGCCAATGTGCGTCAGCGCGCCGAGCGCGAAGCCATCAACGCGCCCATTCAGGGCGGCAGCGCCGACATCTTCAAGCTCGGCATGATCCGTGTTCATCGCGCTCTCCAACGCGAGAAATTCAAAGCGCGCATGGTCCTTCAGGTGCATGATGAATTGTTATTGGAAGTTCCCGAACCTGAAGTGACGCCGGTGCTCGAACTGGTCAAACAAGAGATGGAACGGGCTTATCCGTTAAGTGTGCCACTCGTTGTTGACGTGGCGCACGGCCGTAATTGGTTAGAGGTCAAATGA
- a CDS encoding TIGR01777 family oxidoreductase yields the protein MAHETGPTVAQSEPLTKGATILVTGATGFIGRRLLAALREKDYEVAILTRDPKRARSRFPQAKWVDDWSLRTGLHPVSMVEQCQAIVHLAGENIVARWDEAKKQAIRQSRLETTQTLVSAIAQAKTKPAVFISASAVGIYGHREEEELTEESAPGDDFWAEVCQAWEQEARAAENYGVRVTCLRIGVVLERDGGLLGRILLPFRCGLGATFDDGQQWMPWIHREDVVGLILHVLERHDVAGPINVTAPVPVRNGEFTRMLGQVLGRRAPLTVSAAVLELLFGEFAGVLLASQCVLPVRAQAIGYAFQYASLEPALRACVSR from the coding sequence ATGGCGCACGAGACCGGTCCCACCGTTGCTCAGAGCGAGCCGCTCACCAAAGGCGCAACCATCTTGGTGACCGGCGCGACCGGCTTTATTGGCCGCCGATTGTTAGCCGCGCTGCGTGAAAAGGATTATGAAGTGGCTATTTTGACGCGCGACCCTAAGCGCGCACGCTCACGATTTCCTCAAGCAAAGTGGGTGGATGATTGGAGCCTGAGAACAGGTTTGCATCCGGTGAGCATGGTGGAGCAGTGTCAGGCCATTGTGCATCTGGCCGGAGAGAACATTGTGGCTCGGTGGGATGAGGCCAAGAAACAGGCCATTCGCCAAAGCCGATTGGAGACAACCCAGACGCTGGTTTCAGCCATTGCGCAGGCGAAAACCAAGCCGGCCGTGTTCATATCGGCCTCCGCTGTGGGCATCTATGGTCATCGAGAGGAAGAAGAGCTGACCGAAGAATCGGCGCCAGGAGATGATTTTTGGGCTGAGGTCTGTCAGGCGTGGGAACAAGAAGCACGCGCCGCTGAGAACTATGGTGTGCGGGTAACGTGCTTGCGCATCGGCGTGGTGTTGGAGCGAGATGGCGGGCTGCTCGGTAGGATATTGCTTCCGTTCCGTTGCGGTCTGGGCGCCACGTTCGATGATGGCCAGCAATGGATGCCGTGGATTCATCGTGAGGACGTGGTTGGCCTGATCCTCCATGTGTTAGAGCGTCATGATGTCGCCGGCCCGATCAATGTCACGGCGCCCGTGCCGGTCCGCAATGGTGAATTTACCCGAATGCTCGGACAGGTGCTCGGTCGCCGCGCGCCATTGACGGTCTCTGCCGCTGTGCTCGAGCTTTTGTTTGGTGAATTTGCCGGCGTGCTCTTGGCCAGTCAATGCGTGTTGCCGGTGCGCGCTCAAGCTATTGGGTACGCATTTCAGTATGCTTCGTTGGAGCCAGCCTTACGCGCCTGCGTCAGTCGTTAA
- a CDS encoding ferredoxin family protein, producing MAYIIAEPCIGTKDTACVDVCPVDCIHPTKDSPQYEEVDQLYIDPETCIDCAACQPACPVEAIFPQDELPDKWSSYIEKNADWFVLAADEFEAKWNAPGKKG from the coding sequence ATGGCATATATCATCGCCGAGCCCTGCATCGGGACCAAAGACACAGCCTGCGTGGATGTCTGCCCTGTTGACTGCATTCATCCGACCAAAGATTCCCCCCAGTATGAAGAAGTTGATCAGTTGTATATTGATCCGGAGACCTGCATTGATTGCGCCGCTTGCCAGCCGGCCTGTCCGGTGGAGGCTATCTTCCCGCAAGATGAATTGCCGGATAAGTGGTCGAGCTACATCGAGAAGAACGCTGACTGGTTTGTCTTGGCCGCTGATGAATTTGAAGCCAAATGGAATGCGCCTGGCAAGAAAGGCTGA
- a CDS encoding ABC transporter permease: MSLVESARVAVDAIWAHKLRSFLTLLGVIIGVAAVIIVVMLVEGFNAYFKDQVASLGSNAFMVSRFGFITSVEEFVQATKRNKDITYEDLQSILSNPRRRFVLDAAASKSTIGQIKYGSQTLMDVNIRGVSHNMVDIDNINVAEGRYISREEEQRSRTTCFIGADVVKEFFPGVDPLGKEIKIEGLPFRVVGVAEEIGTILGQPQDSFVIIPVTTFEKLYGHGGTISIRVSAISPDTINQAVEEVRVVLRNRRHLKYHEPDNFGILTSEAINNFYDSVSRSIQLAIIGVASVALLVGGIVIMNIMLVSVAERTREIGVRKSVGARRSDIIMQFLSESIALSLMGGIIGMGFAYVIGRLLAWQLDLPIALPLAWTIAALVVSATIGLCSGVYPAYRAAGLDPVESLRSE, encoded by the coding sequence ATGAGTCTTGTTGAATCGGCCAGGGTGGCTGTTGATGCCATCTGGGCGCATAAGCTGCGCTCGTTTTTGACGCTGCTGGGTGTGATTATTGGCGTCGCGGCCGTCATCATTGTCGTGATGCTGGTCGAAGGGTTTAATGCCTATTTCAAAGATCAAGTAGCTAGTCTAGGCTCCAATGCCTTCATGGTCAGTCGGTTTGGATTTATCACCAGCGTTGAGGAATTCGTTCAAGCGACCAAACGCAACAAGGACATTACCTACGAAGACCTGCAAAGTATCTTATCCAATCCGCGCCGGCGTTTTGTGCTGGATGCTGCCGCTTCAAAATCCACGATTGGTCAGATTAAATACGGCTCTCAGACGCTGATGGATGTCAACATTCGTGGCGTCTCTCACAACATGGTAGACATTGACAACATCAACGTAGCTGAAGGGCGGTACATTTCGCGCGAAGAAGAGCAGCGGAGCCGGACGACGTGCTTCATTGGGGCTGATGTCGTCAAAGAGTTTTTTCCCGGCGTGGACCCATTGGGAAAAGAGATCAAGATTGAAGGATTGCCGTTTCGTGTGGTTGGCGTCGCAGAAGAAATCGGCACGATACTGGGCCAGCCGCAGGATAGCTTCGTCATTATTCCGGTGACGACCTTCGAGAAGCTCTACGGGCACGGCGGGACGATTTCCATTCGCGTGAGCGCCATCAGCCCCGATACGATCAACCAAGCTGTCGAAGAGGTTCGTGTTGTGTTGCGCAATCGCCGTCATCTGAAGTATCACGAACCGGATAATTTTGGCATTTTAACTTCGGAAGCGATCAATAATTTTTACGACAGCGTGTCGCGCTCGATACAGTTGGCGATCATCGGGGTTGCTTCGGTTGCGCTGCTTGTGGGTGGCATTGTGATTATGAACATCATGCTGGTCTCGGTTGCTGAGCGGACGCGGGAAATCGGCGTGCGCAAGTCGGTCGGAGCCCGGCGCAGCGACATCATCATGCAATTTTTATCTGAGTCCATTGCTCTCTCGCTGATGGGGGGCATTATTGGCATGGGGTTCGCTTACGTGATTGGTCGTCTGCTGGCGTGGCAATTGGATTTACCGATTGCGCTGCCATTGGCCTGGACCATTGCCGCATTAGTTGTCTCGGCTACTATTGGACTCTGTTCCGGGGTCTATCCGGCTTATCGCGCTGCCGGGCTGGATCCCGTTGAGTCATTGCGTTCTGAGTGA
- a CDS encoding ABC transporter permease → MQAFWEDFQMALAMVRSNKLRAFLTVLGVMIGVITVMLMVAFIVGIQTQVEQSVEAWGTHTIFVHKFNPGLRLTRMTAEERQRPPLTYDDALAIADQCSAVRIAVPLLRLPPRMSTVVRYGNQELYLVDVQGTLPSYERVSNIALRQGRFFTDSENQHRQQVCIIGSFIADKLFADVDPLGKQLQINNKGFTIIGVMEKQDTMLSGGEEGAGGLNKTIYIPYHTLAKMAPEQEENFILAEAHAGQVDKAIDQITELLRRRRGVPADKPNNFGISTPESIQQDVNEMTFGVFVLMIAIASVALLVGGIGVMNIMLVSVTERTREIGIRKAIGARRSNITWQFLTEAIVLTGIGGLIGIALGWGLSLLLQALMPTYVPLWAPLAGLMVSVGVGLFFGLWPAIKAARLDPVEALRYE, encoded by the coding sequence ATGCAAGCGTTTTGGGAAGATTTTCAAATGGCTTTGGCCATGGTGCGCAGCAATAAGTTGCGCGCGTTTTTGACCGTGCTCGGCGTGATGATCGGTGTGATCACCGTAATGTTGATGGTGGCGTTCATTGTTGGCATTCAGACGCAGGTTGAGCAATCGGTCGAAGCCTGGGGCACACATACAATCTTTGTGCACAAATTCAACCCCGGCCTGCGACTGACGCGAATGACCGCTGAGGAGCGACAACGGCCGCCGTTGACCTATGACGACGCACTCGCCATTGCTGATCAATGTTCGGCCGTGCGTATCGCCGTGCCACTGCTGCGACTGCCCCCACGCATGTCCACCGTCGTGCGTTATGGTAACCAGGAGCTATACTTGGTTGATGTGCAAGGCACGCTGCCCAGTTATGAGCGGGTGAGTAATATAGCCTTGCGTCAGGGCCGGTTCTTTACCGACTCGGAGAACCAACATCGGCAACAGGTCTGCATCATTGGTTCATTCATCGCTGATAAATTGTTTGCTGATGTTGATCCGCTGGGCAAGCAACTGCAGATCAACAATAAGGGATTCACGATTATCGGCGTCATGGAGAAACAGGATACGATGTTGTCCGGTGGAGAAGAGGGCGCCGGCGGGTTGAATAAGACCATTTATATTCCTTATCACACGCTGGCCAAGATGGCCCCGGAACAGGAGGAGAATTTCATCTTGGCCGAGGCGCACGCCGGACAGGTGGATAAAGCGATTGATCAAATTACCGAGCTACTGCGTCGGCGGCGCGGCGTGCCGGCTGACAAGCCGAACAACTTCGGTATCTCCACACCGGAATCCATTCAACAGGACGTCAACGAGATGACATTCGGCGTTTTCGTCCTCATGATTGCCATTGCCAGCGTGGCGCTCTTGGTGGGCGGTATTGGTGTGATGAATATCATGCTGGTGTCGGTGACCGAGCGAACCCGCGAAATTGGCATTCGCAAGGCGATTGGGGCGCGTCGCAGCAACATCACATGGCAATTTCTTACGGAAGCCATTGTATTGACGGGAATCGGCGGCCTGATTGGTATTGCCCTTGGGTGGGGGTTAAGTCTGTTGTTACAAGCACTGATGCCCACCTACGTTCCCCTGTGGGCGCCCCTGGCAGGCTTGATGGTGTCTGTCGGCGTCGGCCTCTTCTTCGGTTTATGGCCGGCGATCAAAGCGGCGCGCCTTGATCCTGTTGAAGCGCTCCGCTACGAGTAA
- a CDS encoding ATP-binding cassette domain-containing protein produces MNIAISAQNVRKSFDSLVAVNDVSLEVHVGEVFGLVGPNGAGKTTLIRMIMDIIRPDAGTIHILGHRITDEDKAHIGYLPEERGLYVKQKVLPVLEYFACLKGVDGRQARINALRWLERLDMTAVKDKKISELSKGNQQKIQLLSALVADPAIVILDEPFSGLDPVNARLVSSIIRELAMAGKTVLLSAHQMGFVETLCERVFMIHKGRRVLYGELDEIKRRYSDHAVLVKSTADYDQCPLIERHVPSNDARKIYLREGVSAREFLTWLLQTGAEVESFEQATTPLEDIFIRLVQETK; encoded by the coding sequence ATGAACATTGCCATTTCAGCTCAAAACGTGCGGAAGTCGTTCGATTCGCTGGTCGCCGTCAACGACGTGAGTTTGGAGGTTCACGTTGGGGAGGTGTTCGGTCTGGTCGGTCCCAATGGGGCGGGCAAGACGACGTTGATCCGCATGATTATGGACATCATCCGACCTGATGCCGGCACGATTCACATTCTTGGACACCGTATCACCGATGAGGATAAAGCCCATATCGGCTATTTGCCGGAAGAGCGGGGATTATACGTCAAGCAGAAGGTCTTGCCTGTGTTGGAGTACTTTGCCTGCTTGAAGGGAGTGGATGGTCGGCAAGCGCGGATCAATGCGTTGCGCTGGTTGGAACGGCTGGATATGACGGCAGTGAAGGATAAGAAGATCAGCGAGCTCTCCAAAGGGAATCAACAGAAAATTCAGTTACTCTCGGCGCTAGTTGCGGACCCGGCTATTGTCATTCTGGATGAACCGTTTTCAGGGCTTGATCCGGTTAATGCGCGGTTGGTTAGCTCGATTATTCGTGAGCTCGCCATGGCAGGTAAAACAGTGCTGCTTTCGGCCCATCAAATGGGGTTTGTTGAAACGCTCTGTGAACGTGTCTTCATGATTCACAAAGGGCGTCGCGTGTTGTATGGTGAGCTGGACGAGATCAAACGGCGATACTCCGATCATGCCGTCTTGGTCAAGTCAACGGCTGATTATGATCAATGCCCATTGATTGAGCGGCATGTGCCGAGCAACGATGCAAGGAAAATATACCTGCGTGAGGGCGTCAGCGCGCGCGAGTTTCTGACGTGGTTGTTGCAGACCGGCGCCGAGGTTGAATCATTCGAGCAGGCGACAACACCGTTGGAGGACATTTTCATTCGGTTAGTTCAGGAAACCAAGTGA
- a CDS encoding ABC transporter permease, with protein sequence MNKIFTIARREFLVTITRPGYIVMVIGMPLFFVVISAIGYWTGTAAEANLTRVDHPIAVVDRANILDLSLADTLPPEPPPSNRLFDKYVPDPTVQFVAYESVDRALDDLKQERLSACYVIEADYLASGQITAYALAGGFLQESGTPGQTQLHRLLRASLVKPHLAGDSFARVLYPSRLNEMKVSKQGEIRPARGAFEEMADLLGPFAMFMLMTLAIFFSSGYLLQGIAEEKQNRVIEVLLSSAKPTQLLAGKILGLGAAGLLQVTFYIALIFVPAMSWFVTMQINTEKLLLSVVYFILGYLLFACLLAATGVIGNTVQESSQLSAIWTMTSMIPMFLLAPISTEPNGVLARVFSFFPLTTPVTMMLRISAGDVPVVDIVSSVVVLLASIYLAVKGAAKVFRASSLMYGKRPSLPEIIRWLREA encoded by the coding sequence ATGAACAAGATATTCACCATTGCCCGACGCGAATTTCTCGTGACGATCACACGTCCGGGGTATATCGTCATGGTTATTGGCATGCCGTTGTTTTTTGTGGTGATCAGCGCGATCGGTTATTGGACAGGAACAGCCGCAGAGGCCAATTTGACCCGCGTTGATCATCCTATTGCCGTAGTTGATCGCGCCAATATCCTTGATCTGAGTTTGGCGGATACGTTGCCGCCTGAGCCGCCGCCGAGCAATCGGTTATTCGACAAGTATGTGCCGGACCCAACGGTTCAGTTCGTTGCTTACGAGAGCGTTGATCGGGCCTTGGACGATTTGAAACAGGAGCGTCTTTCGGCCTGTTATGTGATCGAAGCTGATTATTTAGCCAGCGGCCAGATCACCGCCTACGCGCTAGCCGGCGGCTTCTTGCAAGAGTCCGGCACACCGGGGCAGACGCAGCTTCATCGCTTGTTGCGAGCCAGCCTCGTTAAACCCCATTTGGCCGGTGATTCATTCGCCCGGGTGTTGTATCCGAGCCGACTCAATGAAATGAAGGTTAGCAAACAAGGCGAGATCAGACCGGCACGCGGTGCCTTTGAAGAGATGGCCGACCTGCTCGGCCCATTCGCTATGTTTATGCTGATGACGCTTGCGATTTTCTTCTCCTCCGGCTATTTGTTGCAAGGCATTGCTGAAGAGAAACAGAACCGCGTCATTGAAGTGCTTCTTTCATCGGCCAAGCCGACGCAGTTGTTAGCCGGTAAAATTCTTGGTCTGGGAGCCGCTGGCTTGCTACAAGTGACGTTTTATATCGCTCTGATTTTCGTGCCGGCCATGAGCTGGTTTGTCACGATGCAGATCAACACAGAAAAGCTGCTGCTTTCCGTGGTCTATTTCATCCTCGGTTACTTGTTGTTCGCCTGCTTACTGGCCGCCACCGGCGTGATCGGCAATACCGTTCAGGAGAGCAGTCAACTTTCGGCCATCTGGACGATGACGAGCATGATCCCGATGTTTTTGCTCGCGCCGATCAGCACTGAACCCAACGGCGTGTTAGCGCGCGTGTTTTCATTCTTCCCGCTGACCACGCCGGTGACCATGATGTTGCGTATCAGCGCCGGTGATGTGCCGGTTGTGGATATAGTAAGCTCAGTTGTGGTCCTTCTGGCCAGCATTTACTTGGCGGTCAAAGGCGCAGCCAAAGTATTCCGCGCCAGCTCGCTCATGTACGGCAAACGACCGAGCTTGCCTGAGATCATCCGCTGGCTGCGCGAAGCTTGA